The Chryseobacterium indicum genome contains a region encoding:
- a CDS encoding ATP-binding protein translates to MDNSIVPAHLAVKAMRDNGYKNAAYAIAELIDNSIQHGATKVELLCAEIDVQINLRNVTRVNQIGILDNGSGMTSEVLRMALQFGNGTHLEASNQKGIGKFGMGLPSSSISQAKKVEVWTWQNGIETAVYSYLDIDAIIDQTLKEVPVPVNKAIPDLWKTAGKAFGNSGTLVVWSNIDRCIWKTANAIIENSEFLIGRMYRKFIQNGKVDIKMVAFKESNPSAYTKVHNAKANDPIYLMEDTSTPEPFDKKAMFDKWGGDSFEVKFDINHNAGTHQVVLRFTIAKLEAREGHNPGAKPHGKHAGKNIGVSVVRAERELDLDQAWVVQYDPRERWWGVEIEFPPALDEIFGVTNNKQFANNFSELGKIDLEELTAGGKTITQVREELEEENDPKALLIEITQKINSQLSAIRDVIRTQKLNEDRQSKTRHTTSTTSAERIATEATNERIEQGHTGTSDEQEKKSEEEKKAEITKTLENEGVTNVAEVVDWLFKNNLKYSFVDAEFESSAFFSVKSKGGKIIISLNTSHPAYHKLVEVLDETTEGSTQEELEGRLKNASEGLKLLLMAWARYEDEQPDGKLKTSAQESRQDWGRIARQFLQED, encoded by the coding sequence ATGGATAATTCGATAGTTCCTGCCCACTTAGCAGTAAAAGCAATGAGAGATAACGGCTACAAAAATGCCGCTTATGCAATTGCGGAACTAATAGACAATTCAATTCAACACGGAGCTACCAAAGTTGAACTTCTATGTGCTGAAATTGATGTCCAAATAAATTTGAGAAATGTTACAAGAGTAAATCAAATTGGAATCCTCGACAACGGAAGTGGAATGACGAGTGAAGTTCTAAGAATGGCATTGCAATTTGGTAATGGAACACATTTGGAAGCATCTAACCAAAAAGGAATAGGGAAATTTGGAATGGGCTTACCATCATCTTCAATTTCACAAGCAAAAAAAGTAGAAGTTTGGACTTGGCAAAATGGAATTGAAACCGCAGTTTATTCTTATTTGGACATTGATGCGATAATTGATCAAACACTAAAAGAAGTGCCTGTTCCTGTTAATAAAGCAATTCCCGATTTGTGGAAAACAGCAGGAAAAGCCTTTGGGAATTCAGGAACGCTTGTTGTTTGGTCAAATATTGATAGATGTATTTGGAAAACGGCGAACGCTATCATAGAAAATTCCGAATTCTTGATTGGAAGAATGTATCGCAAATTTATCCAAAATGGTAAGGTTGATATAAAAATGGTAGCTTTCAAAGAGAGTAATCCAAGTGCATACACAAAGGTTCATAATGCCAAAGCAAATGACCCAATATATTTAATGGAAGACACTTCGACACCTGAGCCGTTCGATAAAAAAGCAATGTTTGATAAGTGGGGAGGGGATTCATTTGAAGTAAAATTTGACATTAATCATAATGCGGGTACACATCAAGTTGTTTTAAGATTTACAATAGCAAAATTAGAAGCAAGAGAAGGTCATAACCCAGGAGCTAAACCTCACGGTAAACACGCAGGTAAAAATATTGGAGTTTCAGTGGTACGAGCAGAAAGAGAGTTGGATTTAGACCAAGCGTGGGTTGTTCAGTACGACCCAAGAGAGCGTTGGTGGGGGGTTGAAATTGAATTCCCTCCTGCTTTAGATGAAATTTTTGGTGTAACTAACAACAAACAATTTGCTAATAATTTTAGTGAGCTTGGAAAAATTGATTTGGAAGAATTAACCGCAGGAGGAAAAACAATTACCCAAGTTAGAGAGGAATTAGAAGAAGAAAATGACCCAAAAGCTTTGTTGATTGAGATTACTCAAAAAATTAATTCTCAACTTTCGGCAATCCGTGATGTAATTAGAACACAAAAATTAAACGAAGACCGACAATCAAAAACACGTCATACTACTTCAACAACATCAGCGGAACGTATTGCAACAGAAGCAACAAATGAAAGAATTGAACAAGGACACACAGGAACAAGTGATGAGCAAGAAAAAAAATCAGAAGAAGAAAAAAAGGCTGAAATAACTAAAACTTTGGAGAACGAAGGAGTTACAAACGTTGCAGAAGTTGTTGATTGGTTATTCAAAAATAATTTGAAGTATTCTTTTGTTGATGCCGAATTTGAATCATCAGCATTCTTTTCGGTAAAATCAAAAGGCGGAAAAATTATTATTTCATTAAACACAAGCCATCCTGCATATCACAAATTAGTTGAAGTTTTAGATGAAACAACTGAAGGTTCAACGCAAGAAGAACTTGAAGGAAGACTAAAAAATGCGTCAGAGGGTTTGAAACTTTTATTAATGGCTTGGGCAAGATACGAAGATGAGCAACCTGATGGAAAACTTAAAACTTCCGCTCAAGAATCACGTCAAGACTGGGGAAGAATTGCAAGACAATTTTTACAAGAGGATTAA
- a CDS encoding DEAD/DEAH box helicase, whose translation MEFEKFITRLDEQLIQKIVGRSAIQILNSLNSDLTRISNLQSILLNIYSPVELLQEKKIRNEFIDILKKPEAEDLCTSLGKSTTGDVYSTLKTIRFSPKSAEWNTLLRFFEISVEEETDEFVFVSSKNVEVNYALFKHQRNAIKELNQKLYSGNKKAMLHMPTGSGKTRTAMNVICNHFRLTEPTVVIWLAHTEELCEQAASEFERAWRTLGDRELNVVRYWGNSQEDISNLKDAFIVGGLTKVFNLLKSDAAKISKLGSNCSLVVMDEAHMAIAPTFKLNLQVLINFGASLLGLSATPGRTWNDIDADKELAKFFNRQKVTLKVEGYENPVDYLVAEKYLAEVQNSPLLYQSGFTISERDLEYLQNNFHLSDSFLKKLSEDQQRNILILQKVDDLVTRHKRIILFAMNVEHSNLLATCLQARGINAFSITSKTESTQRKSLIDRFKSDEDVPLVLCNYGILTTGFDAPKTSCALISRPTDSLVLYSQMVGRAIRGTKAGGNETAEIVTVIDSSLPGFDAVANAFFNWEDVW comes from the coding sequence ATGGAGTTTGAAAAATTTATTACAAGACTTGATGAACAGTTAATTCAAAAAATAGTTGGTAGATCAGCTATTCAAATTTTAAATTCGTTAAATTCTGATTTAACGAGAATTAGTAATTTGCAAAGCATTCTTTTAAATATTTATTCACCTGTTGAATTATTGCAAGAAAAAAAAATCCGAAATGAATTTATTGATATTCTCAAGAAGCCAGAAGCTGAAGATCTTTGTACATCTCTTGGAAAATCAACAACAGGAGACGTTTACAGTACATTAAAAACAATTCGTTTCAGTCCGAAAAGTGCAGAATGGAACACTCTTCTAAGATTCTTTGAAATTTCAGTTGAAGAAGAAACTGATGAATTTGTGTTTGTTTCTTCTAAAAATGTGGAAGTGAATTATGCTTTATTCAAACACCAAAGAAATGCTATCAAGGAACTGAATCAGAAATTGTATAGCGGAAACAAAAAAGCAATGCTCCATATGCCCACAGGTTCGGGAAAGACACGAACAGCAATGAATGTAATTTGTAATCATTTTAGATTAACCGAACCAACCGTTGTAATTTGGCTTGCACATACAGAAGAACTTTGCGAACAAGCAGCATCAGAGTTTGAACGTGCTTGGAGAACTCTTGGAGACAGAGAACTAAACGTTGTTAGATATTGGGGAAACAGTCAAGAGGATATTAGTAATTTGAAAGATGCTTTTATTGTTGGAGGTCTGACAAAAGTGTTTAATCTTTTAAAATCTGATGCAGCAAAAATAAGCAAGTTAGGAAGTAATTGTTCTCTTGTTGTAATGGATGAAGCCCATATGGCAATTGCTCCAACATTCAAATTAAATCTTCAAGTATTAATAAATTTTGGAGCATCGTTACTTGGTCTATCAGCAACTCCTGGACGAACTTGGAATGATATAGATGCAGATAAAGAACTTGCAAAGTTTTTTAATCGGCAAAAGGTTACATTAAAAGTAGAAGGATATGAGAATCCTGTTGATTATTTAGTTGCAGAAAAATATTTAGCTGAAGTACAAAACTCTCCATTGCTTTATCAAAGTGGCTTTACAATTTCGGAAAGAGATTTAGAATATTTACAAAACAATTTTCATTTATCTGATTCTTTTTTGAAAAAGTTATCGGAAGACCAACAACGAAATATTCTGATACTGCAAAAAGTTGATGATCTTGTAACTCGGCATAAACGGATTATTTTGTTTGCAATGAATGTAGAGCATTCTAATTTACTTGCAACGTGTTTACAAGCAAGAGGTATAAATGCTTTTTCAATAACGAGTAAGACAGAATCTACTCAAAGAAAAAGCTTAATTGATAGATTTAAGTCTGATGAAGATGTTCCTTTGGTTCTTTGTAATTATGGAATTCTAACAACAGGATTTGATGCGCCTAAAACAAGCTGTGCTTTAATTTCAAGACCAACAGATTCATTAGTATTATACAGTCAAATGGTTGGTAGAGCAATTCGAGGAACAAAAGCAGGAGGAAATGAAACAGCAGAAATTGTGACAGTTATTGATAGCAGTTTACCAGGTTTTGATGCAGTTGCAAATGCTTTCTTTAATTGGGAAGATGTTTGGTAA
- a CDS encoding cysteine desulfurase family protein: protein MFWKKFNLNKQYNILYLDYNATTPIDPRVLDAMLPFLKENFANPSSTHYFGSNINESVKTARIQVANLIGADETEIIFTSGSTEAINIAIKGVAENYINKGKHIITVSTEHKAVLDTCKYLETKGYEITYLPVQKNGLINLNELNKSLRSDTILVSVMYVNNETGVIQPIKEISALTHEIGALFMADATQAVGKIEIDVDDFGIDILCLSGHKMYAPKGIGALYVKKGIRLPAYTHGGGHENGLRSGTLNVPSIVALGKACEIAEQEMQQDAERIVSLRNELENELLKIPETFVNGSIENRIYNVSNICFKGCDANVMIGRMKNVAVSNGSACTSAVIEPSHVLAAMGLSDDYAFASLRFSLGKFNTKEEIKSVVEILKTELEFMNS from the coding sequence ATGTTTTGGAAGAAATTTAATTTGAATAAACAATATAACATATTATACCTCGATTACAATGCCACCACTCCAATAGACCCAAGAGTGTTGGATGCAATGCTTCCATTTCTAAAAGAAAATTTTGCCAATCCAAGTAGCACTCATTATTTTGGTTCTAATATAAATGAATCAGTAAAAACAGCTAGAATACAAGTGGCTAATTTGATCGGTGCAGATGAGACTGAAATCATTTTTACAAGTGGTTCAACCGAAGCAATCAATATAGCCATAAAAGGAGTTGCCGAAAATTACATCAATAAAGGAAAACACATAATAACTGTTTCAACCGAACATAAAGCAGTGCTTGATACTTGTAAATATCTTGAAACCAAAGGTTATGAAATAACCTATTTACCTGTTCAAAAGAATGGATTGATTAATTTGAATGAGTTGAATAAATCGTTACGTTCAGATACTATTTTAGTCTCGGTAATGTATGTAAACAACGAAACAGGTGTAATTCAACCAATTAAAGAAATTTCAGCACTTACTCATGAAATTGGCGCTTTGTTTATGGCAGATGCAACACAAGCAGTAGGTAAAATTGAAATTGATGTAGATGATTTCGGCATTGATATTTTGTGTTTAAGCGGACATAAAATGTATGCACCAAAAGGAATTGGAGCATTATATGTTAAAAAAGGAATTAGACTTCCTGCATACACACATGGAGGTGGACACGAGAATGGCCTACGAAGTGGAACATTAAATGTTCCGAGCATTGTAGCACTTGGCAAGGCTTGTGAAATTGCAGAACAAGAAATGCAACAAGATGCTGAAAGAATTGTATCGTTGCGAAACGAGTTAGAAAACGAATTGCTCAAAATTCCTGAAACATTCGTGAATGGAAGTATAGAAAATAGAATTTACAATGTAAGCAATATTTGTTTCAAGGGATGCGATGCCAATGTGATGATAGGAAGAATGAAGAATGTAGCTGTTTCAAATGGCTCTGCCTGTACTTCTGCGGTAATTGAACCTTCACACGTATTGGCTGCTATGGGACTAAGCGATGACTATGCTTTTGCTTCACTTCGGTTTTCGTTGGGGAAGTTTAATACAAAAGAGGAAATAAAATCGGTAGTTGAGATTCTGAAAACAGAACTAGAGTTTATGAATAGCTAA